ACGGATAAGACGTACGTCGAAGATAGCTTGTTCCAGAATCAGTGATCCTAGCTCCAAAGAGGTCCAAGTGAGTTAGCCCAGTCAAGCCTGCATTTTGTAGGAATCATACCGGACAAATCAACTCTAGTATCTAAATTATACACTTCTAAACAAAATTCATAATCGAGCATCATGTAACATAAGCCCTCACATACTTAGGGTCAAGTTTATCTCTATCTTCTACATTTCCATTCTATTGTCCTTTTCCTTTCTGATTTTCAGTTTCTTGTAAATTTTTGGGTGTTGTCATCTGGTATCAAGATTTTGGCTTGGGTTTATTCCTACAAATCCAAGTTCCTTAAGTTCTACCCAATCCATTAACTCAACAAGAAGAAAACAGAAATCTGAAATTTCTTCTGGTTAAGGGACCGTTTACCTGCTGGCCAACTTGAAACTTTTGATAGGTTTGAAAGGTTATAGTACCTCGTGCGTTGTTGGGCATCAGGCAACATTAGATAATGTTCAAAATCTATTAGGATGTTGAGACTTGTTTTTTGGAAAAATTAGAGAACAATCGccaaatattttccaaatttcacagCTAATTTTGAGTGCAAAGTTTTGGGTCTCAAGTTTACTTTGAGCGAATGCTTCAACTTGCCGGTTTTGAGACCTCTGGTTCATGAGGAAGTTAACTGAGATGAAAGTAACACCAAAGATACCATTATGGGAAAATTCTTACTTGTAAGTGCTGCAAGCCCAGCATCGGTTATTTGGCGTGCGTCCAAATTGAGTGACCTCAATGAGGATAGCCCAGAAAGCCTCCTTAGACCACTGTCGGTGACAACAGTGAAGGACAGGTTTAAGCTATCTAGGCTCCTTAACCCTGCACAACAAAAGACCAAACAAATTGCATCAGCACAAAATGCCTAGTAGAGTCTATTTATCCAATTATGACATAGGTTCGCCAAAAGGTGCTCCCAACGAGAGAGTAGTTCAATATTTTCCAATAAGCTAGCATCCATTCGCATTTTCCACGGCAATAACATTCAGAAAGTGGATTTGGATGGGCGGCTAAAAGGAAACAGAACAATTAAGTCCTTAAGTCACATTGAACAATTAAATCCTTAGTCATAACATTCAAATTTCAATAGCCATTGTCATTCCTCTCAATCTGCTTCATGCAGCTGTAATGCAGTTTCGACACTACAATTCATGGAAAATTCAGGTTTTGTTTCCTGAAATTTTACCCAGATTTGGTTTCCAAGGAATTATCTTGATTCCCTTTTTTAGGAGGAATTATCTTGAATTATAGTAGACATCTTTTAGGCTTTAGAGTAAGACCAAAGTTTGTGCAGCCATAATCCAATTTAACTCTTGACTATAGCCAAATTATTATTATCTCTTAGTTTTACCTATTGTTCATTTAATTTCTTTTTGTTCACCCGAAAGAGAGAAATAGAACAGAAAGCTAAAGATTATCATCTCATCACGAGTGGGACAAAACCCAGTCCAGCCCTGTCCTTGAATTTCTGAAAGCTTCAACCGAATGAAGAAGAACCAGAATACAGTTCAAATTTTCTAATATAAGCACAAGGCACAAGAAAAACCTGAGAGATGACGGATCCCATTGTTTCCAACTTCAGTGTCAGACAACTCCAAACTCTTCAGGCGATGAAGACCTGAAACAGAAAAGCAAAAAAGAGGGAAATTGGCAAATAAAACAAGCTGGAATTAGACAAGTCGTCCAAACAAAGTCAGTAAAAACTTAAAGTATGAATCATGACCCAAAAGATTTGGCAAGACATCTATTTATAAAGAGGCACAAGATTGTTTTCAGACAAGGATCATACACAAAAATTGTCAGGACGAGAAGGCTTAAAATACTCTCCAGGGCAACAATCACAGCTAACTTTTAAAATACTCTCCAGGGCAACAATCACAGCTAACTTTCAGTTTCCCTTTTTAGTTAAGAATACATTAAAGCAAaagtttttattaaattaatacgTGAAAGTTGTTTCTAAATTGCATGATGCGGGGACTAATAAAAGCATAACTAGTTTGGAAATGAAGCATAGTTGATTCATATTGATAGTGAAACACTAACCTGACAAATTAATCAGCCCTTCATCTCTAATCCTACATGAGTCCAGGTTTAAGCTCTCCAAGCATGTTAAACCTGTTCAAAGCAAGACAGAAGCTTGTATAAATTTATAACATCAGAACTATATGCTTTTGTTTCTTTTGACAGGTAAAATCCGACTTAAAGTCCCATGGAAATCAAGTTCAGCACCAAAGACACCATTAGATTTAAAGTTCGGTCTGTTACTCAAAATCTACATGACTACATTATAGATACCAGTAAGGATGGAAAAGGGGGGAGGCGCAGCACAAATCCCACCCACCAATATTACCCCATTAGTGGCTCTGTGTAACTCACACCATGACCTCTTTAACCTTCCTAATAAGCGAACTAGCAATCgctttctcttcttttctccttCATTTTTTGGGGTCATGGGTCATGGAAGTGGGGGTGATACCATTATATCCCTACCACTTTTCCCTAACCCAACCTACAATTCAATCCACAATATTCCCTCCTCACTCAGAACTAAAACTTAATCCATGAAGCAGAAGGCCTACAAACTTATCGAATGACAACCATTCAAAATCCCTACACAACAACTCAGTAAAGTTATCATCCATCCTTAGGCAGACTGTAACCAACCGCCATGTACATTAAAGCTATGAAACTAGAAACAAAGTTCTTAAAAAATAACGGATGTATTCCTCAAGTAACATTAAGCCCCCCCTAAAGCTACAGCAGAGCCAGAAGGAGCAGGGAATGTACCAACCAAGTGAGAGAAGCATACAAAAGTCAAATACAAGATCACCTTTCAGGTGCACAAGAATGGCATCTGTGATCTCATTGAATCCCAAATTCAGAACTTTCAAACTTTGCAAACCTACAAAAAATGACAAATGACGTACACGAGTTAACTTAAATTTTTGAATATCAGAATGAAATCAATAACTCATCAATCTGAAATGATATGACAAGTTAAATAATAAGAGCCGATAGATaaatcataaatatataaactcACTGGAGAACTTCTCACACCCATCATCTGTTAAACAACATCTGCTCAGGTTTAAATATAGCAGAGCATGAAGAGCTGCAAAAACAGCAAAAAGAGACGTCAAAAACCGAACTAAAAATGGAAAGGTGGCAAAGAAAACAAGCTTTATTCAAGGATTTCTCAAACCTTCCTACTACTGTGATTTTAACATTGATAGGGACTTGTAAATAGGTTTAGTTATTGGAGTTGCCAGGTAGCTAACTGACATCCTAGTATAGTATATATTTCCAATACAATTTAATTTCCCTGAGACAATACCAGAAAGAGACTCCAGGCACGCTGCAGTAACAGGGCAACCCTCCATATTCAACAGAGTAAGCTTTTCCAGAGCTgaccaagaacaaaagaaacaacAAAAGCTTCAGTACGAGAACCTATATGTACTTGCAATGAATAAGGAGGCTGAACAAAAGTTTTAAGTGCAGATTACCACATAAATAACACGAAAATTGAAATGAAGATACGTGCTCCTGGCTTCATTCAATTAGTCATCTAGCAAATGGAATCCTTAAAtagactggaaaaaaaaaacatattgtcGTTCTTCATGCTACAACATTAGAGTACGGGAAGAGTCTTGTGGCTTCAGACAGATTTCAAGGTGACTGGGCTGGTTAAATAATTAAACTCCCCATCTCCAACAGAAATGTGGTGGTCTAAATCTTTATACCCAGTTATTACTACTCTGCAGCTTGGGGACAAAGTAGCACACAAATCCCAGAAAACTTCAGAGGCTGACATATAACTTAATCCTGGCAAAGGTAGCCAGCAAATGTGTGGCATTAAATAGCCTAAGGTAATACCAGTATATGAGTTGGAAAGACAGATCTCTTCACTGATCTGTGGATTGGAAAGGATATCTTATGATCTTATCACGCAAATATAGCAGCTTGCGCCAGCTCATCAACTAGATGTCTACTGGTATTTCTTGCAGTATACTTGGGTTTATACATAACATTATTTATGTTAGTCATCAACTCATTAAAAATCTAGCATTTTGCTTAAAAATGATATGGTTACTGCAGTATCAAACAGATGTAATTCCCTATCAGTAAGGTAAACAATTTTATTAATGTGGGACAGCCCCATGTAGAAGCTATGTAACAACCTCTCGGTGCCACTTCATTTGTTCCATGAATATCAGTAGGGGGATCGAATGACTGTCCTTACTCCTTAGATAAAAATATTATCAATTCTTAGAGGATCCGAGAACTCACAGCTCTAAGCTTGATACACAGTACAGATACTGATAAAAAGTTATATTGCAAAAGACCTCTAtatgcctgtatatatatatatacaatttctCCATGATCACACTTCAGAGCTAATCTAAGGCGGCAATTAAACCTTTGGGTGGTTGAGACCTTGCACTTCCCAAGTAGCAAGTAGTCTACAAGGATTTCATTCAAGTATCAACATCGACAAGGGAGTATATATAACTTTCTCAGGTACCACATTCCTTACTGTTATAGATTCAGTGGTACTATTGACTAAAAGTAAAGCATAAATATATTAAACAAAGATTATTAACAGAAAAAGATTAAAGCACTGAATGAAGTCTGACATTAGGTAGTTCAATAGCCAAGATAAGTCCCAACCCCCACATAGAAATACCTTAAATTCCAAAGCTCACTGGGGTTAATAATCAGGTGGCCCTGTAGGTCCAGAACTGCTAGGTTGAGAGAAAAGGACATCCCTTTGTCATCTCCATCTAGTAAGGGCATGGGATATTAAGCGAGAACCAACATTATTCAAGATGGTAGAATATGTACCTTTCAGAAAAGTAACCCCACAATCTGTGACCTTACTGGATGAAATTTGCAATCCTTTCAAGTTTGTCAGCCCTGAAATATGAACACAAAACAACTTCATCACAGAGAACTACGAACACAAAAATATTCAGCACAAATATTtataagtgaaaaaaaaaaattgacacacACTCTCGTTGAAAAGTCAACTTTCTGTGCATGGTGGGTTACATTAAATAAGTAGTTAATTTTTACCATCgcaaagaaagaaaatgaaagaacaGTATTTAGGCATGTGCACGGTTTTGTTGCGTTTCTTCTTTAATGGTGGTGGCCTGGCCAGCCTTCATGCACCTCGACTATACAAGGGGTACCTGTTGTCTCCCACCAACAGAGGTACGGGGTAATTGCCACCAAGGCTTAGGCAAATGGAAGAAATCGCCAAGTACTTTTTTGTCTCTGTTGGGATTTGAACATCGGTCTCCAAGGTTTACACTCACTTCATTGACCATGAGACTATAGTTCAATATTGTCAATGCCCAATTTTTTGTGTTACTGCAAGGATTACTATCAAAATACTAGGACCAGGAGCATCTCAGAGGGAAATTGTCAATGCCCAACTATCCATAACAGCTTTTTTATCTTTCTATGCTAAGCAGCTTTAGTATATAATACTGTTGCTATATCCAAAAAGGCCCATTTCTGAAATCGAAAGAAATGAATATTCCCCATAAACAAATCATAAAAGTTGAGGTGAAATATCAAACCACTATGCGACTATCACTTGTATCGATCGAGAAAGAATAATaggtttaaaaaaagaaaaaaaaagatacaaaCTTCCCATATCCTTACTGGTCCTGTCTTAACATAAATAGAAGCACCTATCTAAAAGAAACTCGCATACTAAAAGACCTGttcttttttccattttgacaaAGCATATGCAATGTTAGAGGGTGTCCACAGCATCAATAGTCTTCAAAGAATAAGCTGATTGCGATTGACATTGCAAAAGGAGGCCCAGACTTTCCGTTCATTAACTAAAGCTTCCAAATCCAAATAATCATCAATCTTTCAGTAATAGCAGCCCAAATCTTAAGCCTTAATTTCTGCCCTCCTTTTTGTCAAACTCTTTCCCCATTAACTGCCTTCTTATTCAATATACAGAAATGAGGCTATCTGAATAGCAGAACAAGGCAGACACACCTGCAAGAGGCTTCATATCCGAATCCGTGATGCAATTGCAGCAATTGATGTTAAGAGATTCAAGCTTGCTTAGACCTGCCGCAAATAAAAATCCTTGAATCAAGTTCAGTATATTTCTTTACAGAAACTTAGAGGAGGAAACCATGCTTTTGCTAAAATTAAATATAGTAAGCATGCATAGAAGACTCGGTGCAATTTGTAGAGAATCGTACTCTTGTATAGGTTCTGTATTTTAGGGTATACTTCTTGCACTGATGAGTTCACATCAAGGGGTTTGAATCGGTTATTTTGTAcagtgttatcaaaggcgcgcttaagcgcTGAaacgaggctcaaaacatgttgagtgcttcgcctcgctttatgtgcactttagtgtcgtcatcaaggctctaagacatactttccttgccaatgagcctctcttgaggaggtgacactagatgattgatatttcactttatcgtaatatttttacaatttttttgtccatatatttgttattcatgcttattattattaatcttggactaaacatatatatatttgtatttttgcaccattgcgctttttttcattaaagcacacgctttatttgcgcttaaagccccagctgaccttagagcttttttgcgcttttcgcttttgataacactgattTTGTATTATTATTAATCATTTGTAGGTAATTTCAGTGATATTATTTAGAAATCACTTTTGTGGTTCGTGATGTGTAGGCAAGTTGTAGACTTAACGTTCGACGACAAAGGTGAAAAAGCCCGAGAAAATGCAAAATACATCaaggaaacaacaacaacatacccagtgaaatcccacaatgtggggtctggggagggtagagtgtacgcagaccttgccTCTACCTTGAaagatagagaggctgtttccgaaagaccctcggctcaagagaaaacatcacaAAAAGGTACAAAATATATCGAAGTAAAGTATTTGATTATTAAAGAAGAAGTAAGTGACGATAAGTAATGAAGATTCAAGCAAGAGGTGTTGGGAATTAGATTTTGGAGCAACAATTCCTATCAAGAATTACGTGATTCAACTTCAACAGATCACAACTCTCAATCTATAAAGAACTTGTTCATAATTCTTGACGAGTGCACTATCCGCAGCACTCTTGAGATCTCCATAAGACACCATGTAGAAAGCTAACATCAAATTTTATATTACCATTATCATGACATTTATTCTGCAGTTCACCACAATCGTACAGTCGGATCAATCACATCATATACAAAGAGCAaagatatttttatttcaaaTTAGATTTGATATTTTATTAATCTATAAATGGAAGGGACTCCCCCACACATACAACTGGTTACAGATTCTTCTCCAAAAATCCTATATGATCCATCTACACACATAGAAATGCCACATATTAAAAGAAAATGAAGTTTTCTTTTTTGATCAAGTAAATGTATTTCACTTAAAAGAAAATGAATTTTGAACAGATACAGGAAGTTTATCCATTCTTAGTCTTGGAAGCAAGAATTTCGACAACCAAATTAAGAGTACAAACTTTTGATGTTATCGCAACAAAACTTTGGATCTTCAAGCTTGAAAATACTAAGCTGCTGTACAAACTATGGACAGTTACGCACCATTAAGGAGAAGAACTAACCTTTAAGATGAACCATTCCCCCATGAATTTTTGGGCACCTCTCCAAATCTAACTTCACCAAGTTAATTAACCCAGACAGTGCACTCATTCCTTGAGCAGTGAGTGCATTATTTCTCCTAAAGCTCAGAGTTGTCAAGTTTGATAGACCTGAAATGATTGTGTAATTAGCAGCTACTCCAGAAATACAAAAGGAAAAGGAATATTGGTGAGAGGAAAGTAAAATTTGATCATAATACTCCAATAGATTTGCATAGATAGCATTAGTATTTGTAAAGAAGCACAAGCGAATACAAAACCAAATGACTAAAGGAAACTTCTATGTATAAAATAATTTGTAAGAATACCACATgtaattttaaaattaaacccCTATATTGTTTTTAGAGAAATTTGTTCTATGTATTATGCAGCTCATAAAGTACTCTGTATTACTATGAAAAAACCCAAGGTAACCAATTTTCTCCTGCAGTTCAAGGACTAAGCCTTCCATCTTTAACTTTTTGCCTTTTAACCTTTTCTCTCTCCATTTTCTGTCCTCTCCCTATCGCTATTCACTGCTAAAGGAGTTGCTATGAGTGAATATGCTAGATGACTTAACTACATTCCTCCCATGAGACTGCACATCGTCGGAGAAAGAATATTACCACTTATATTCTCCACGCCACGGTCTGTAATCTGGTCACAATAATTAAGATTTAGTGCTTGCAAATATTTGCAATCTTTGAGATTAGTCAGTCCAGAATCTGTGACAACAGACCCCGACAGATCTAGGGAAAGTAGAGATGAACCCTGTGAAGAAAGGACATCCATCCAACGGTCGCTCAGACCAGGATATTCTCCCATATTCAGATCCTGTAATGCGAAAATCACTTCATCAAGAGTCAGTCTGACCTCAAAGTCACATAAAAGAATCAGCTGCCACAATATTCCTTATCTAGTGGTTCTACTCTATTTTAGAAAAATAAGCGTGACGACACCTGAAGAGCACAATCTCTAAAGGCTTCAAGATAGACATCTGTAAGACGCTGCGAGCAAACCAATTCATCAAAGATCTGCTGACTTATATCCCTAGGCAATACAGAGAAGGTACTGTATTTATCAAGGTCCTGCAACAAAAGTGCAGGAGAAATCAGTTTGCAAAATAGAGGCTAGTTTCACCTGATAAATCATTTTTAATGGGAAGACATACTTCACAGATTCTACGAATACACAATTCCATAAGAGATGGGCATTTTCCTTTTCCCTGTTTAGCATCTGCTCCTCGAGAAAACGAAGTTCCCAACCATTTTGAACTTGCACTTTTGGAATATCGTCCAGAAACTCCTCTATGTAGGCTATCCTCACTGACCTGCTGGTCACGCTTCCTAGAACATGCTCCTCCCATTTGATAGGTGTTGGATTTTCTTTATGCTAGCAAAACTGCAGATTATAGATGGAGCGGAAATCCATGGGGTCAACTAAATTTCAGGTTGCCCTTTATCACGATAACCTGCAAGCCAACAAAACAACGAAAGCCTTAGACTGATTTCCAGATACCTTTCTAATTATGCAAGTAAATTAAAGACATAAGCTTAAAACTAGAAATGATGGACACGTGTGTGGATCAATAAGGCAATAAGTAGCCATATCAGTGCCTGCGGGATGAtgacaaaatcatgcatatcttaAGGGGGGGAAATGGCCACACCAACAGAATGAAATACTTGACATCTTTAGAGCATCCATAGGTAAAGGAATGACTACACCCGCATATTACTATTTACATATATACAGATATAAGCACCTACATCTGATGAGACTGTACAGCTTTGAAGGACACCGGAGACATGCCTAATAATGAAGACGAACAAACTCTGAAAGGCTTATTCAAGTGACTGCACGATGAGACTATTTGCCAAAACAGAGGCACATATTCTTCCTGTTTTATCTTTTAACTCTAATGTTGCAACGAAATTTTATTTCTCACACTAGAAGTACCTAAAAGAGACAAGTAActtttcaagaaatttcaagcAATTTGCCAAAAGATGATTCCTTGTGAAGTAATAGTGCAGATGATGGCCCAACAACAGATGAGGAACCCAAAAGCTACAAACATAGCAATATGCCCAAAAGTGAGGATTAGAAACGAGAAAATGAGACATAACAAAGTGGCACACACTAGAGCTGCTCACTCAAAGAACACAAGGAAGAACGTTTAGAAATTAAAAGAGTACTCAGACCATCGAACATAACTGCAAAGTCACCATATATGTTAAGTCCAAAGTTTTATCATTCCACATAAAAGCAACTAGCTGCTTATTTGGAAACTCCTTGGGAAGCACATTTTGAAATGAAAAAAGTGGTCATACCCCAACACAACAAAAGAACGAATCCACACTATTTTGCCTTTGTTGACAAAACCTCCAATAGAAATTAAAATGAAGAAAATGGTACAACCACTGTATTTAATTTAATACCATCCATGAAATAATTCTAAATTACGGTTGGATGTATTTTTGATAAAATTTTCAATGCAATTTCAGCCAATCAAAACCACATACACATATAGAAGAAAATGCAGATATAACGTATTGCTGTGCAATTATGTATACTACAGACACGTGCATTTCCCTTGTGCATTAAATATATATTGTTCCACACTAACTCATTGAAATATCAAGAAAATAACTCATACATTTACATGAAACATCAGTTCAAATAGTTATATGAAAGCAGAAGGAAAAGCAAAGTATCACACCAATTTCACAAAACTGCTAAGAACTAAAATATGTACGCAAGTACCCAACTTTTTCAATCACCCACTAACATAAAAGATATTTTAGATGTTGATTGAATTTTGGAAAAACCTTTTTAGAAACTTTGGCAAAAAATCGAAACCAGCAATACTTTTCAGGTCAAATAGAGCTTAAAATTCATTGTAAGACAACACTATTTTTTGTCTCGTCAAAATCAGATGATTAGTCTAGAATGAAGCACCTCCCAAAAATATCTCCTATTAAATAAAAACATAATTCATGGACTAAACACAGTTAATACATAAAGGAACACAGaaacaaattttttaaaaaatgaaatttgtGAGCTTTTTATTATAAATTCCATCCAAACTAACACAGAAACAATAAAATCAAAGATCATCAGAGGATCATCAACTGTACACACGGTGACTTATATTATTAATTATATTATGAAATTCAATAACtagaagttttaaaaaaaaaaaaaaatgaaccttGAAGTATCGATCAGTGTAAGATCAGACGAAAAGGAGAAGATGAGAGAGTGTAAGAAAGTACTGGAAagtatcacaagtataaagaagaGAGGCGTCTAGCCGAACCAGAGTCCGAACCGACGGATTAGATCCACGTGTGAGGAACTTAGGTTTGATTAAGTTGCTTTGTAGTGATGAGATAAGAGAGGTGCGGAGGCTCGGGTGTGGGTCCCATGGATTGCTTTCATTTTCAAGGTTGCTTTTATCCATTTGAGTTTGATTGGGTCCCACATATTGGAAGATAGTGTACGCAAAGTTGTCGATTACTAACAAGTGCACAAGGTTTCTTAAATGCCTTTCTTAATCTAAGGGGGTTGCGATTAAATCTTATCTTTTCTAATTTAATTAAATATAAGCAATCAGTTTGTTGAGAATCAAACACTATTCTAATTCTAATTATGAGTTTaacttatatattattattttttgttaatAGAAAGAATTTTTTCTATTAATAATTTGAAACTAAATTAgataacttaatattttaaaattaaaaattaagatattcaaaaactattctaaaaaaactACAAGTTGCATTTATTCTCGTGTCAATACATGCGTTATAAAATGTCAGTCAAAATTTACATATTTTGGATCTCGATAAACGAAAAGTACTACATGAATCGGGGTAAAAGGAGTAATATATTTCAcgtattataaaaaaaatacatgTAAATATATTTTGAATGACTTGAATTAAACTCTTTAATTGAAAAATAATCATCATCAATTACATTCTTTAATCATTTTATTTTAAAGTGTTATAGATCCGACCTTAACCCCAATAATTGGCTTAACACAAATGTCATGTCAAGGTTTAATCCTAATGGCAGCCGGCCATTGAGAATTTTCTCTTATTAATCGTTTGATTTTATCGTGAATGATTTTAGCTTTTGGTTGAAAGTTCTAGACTATAAGAAAAGTTTCAAttagattttatatatatatatatttattttttatttttgcttgGTAAAACCTGTTTCTTAGCCAAACGCCAAATATGAAACTTGACGTTGTGCTCCTTTCATTTCGCCTTGTGTTATTATCTTTAATTTTCTCCTTTTTGCTTATACATTTCATATGACTAATGCC
The nucleotide sequence above comes from Lycium barbarum isolate Lr01 chromosome 3, ASM1917538v2, whole genome shotgun sequence. Encoded proteins:
- the LOC132633067 gene encoding uncharacterized protein LOC132633067, whose product is MGGACSRKRDQQVSEDSLHRGVSGRYSKSASSKWLGTSFSRGADAKQGKGKCPSLMELCIRRICEDLDKYSTFSVLPRDISQQIFDELVCSQRLTDVYLEAFRDCALQDLNMGEYPGLSDRWMDVLSSQGSSLLSLDLSGSVVTDSGLTNLKDCKYLQALNLNYCDQITDRGVENISGLSNLTTLSFRRNNALTAQGMSALSGLINLVKLDLERCPKIHGGMVHLKGLSKLESLNINCCNCITDSDMKPLAGLTNLKGLQISSSKVTDCGVTFLKALEKLTLLNMEGCPVTAACLESLSALHALLYLNLSRCCLTDDGCEKFSSLQSLKVLNLGFNEITDAILVHLKGLTCLESLNLDSCRIRDEGLINLSGLHRLKSLELSDTEVGNNGIRHLSGLRSLDSLNLSFTVVTDSGLRRLSGLSSLRSLNLDARQITDAGLAALTSLTGLTHLDLFGARITDSGTSYLRHFKNLRSLEICGGGLTDAGVKNIKDLTSLTLLNLSQNSHLTDKSLEVISGLTQLVSLNVSNSRITSTGLQHLKQLKNLKSLTLESCKVTANDIRKLQSTELPNLVNYRPE